Proteins from a single region of Salinisphaera sp. T31B1:
- a CDS encoding DUF2231 domain-containing protein, with protein sequence MTAIARQPDRSGIHPLHALLLSGSFPLFLGAALSDYAYATSYLIIWSTFASWLIAGALIFTGLAMLCALIGLFRAERRGPYALYFLLLLVTWVLGFVNALIHARDAWAMMPTGFILSIVVAVLACVASLLGFSRANAGGRS encoded by the coding sequence TTGACCGCGATTGCCCGACAACCCGATCGAAGCGGAATCCATCCGCTTCATGCCTTGCTGCTTTCCGGCAGCTTTCCCCTCTTTCTCGGCGCCGCCTTGAGCGACTATGCCTATGCGACGTCGTATTTGATCATCTGGAGCACGTTTGCTTCGTGGCTGATCGCCGGTGCGCTCATCTTCACGGGCCTTGCCATGCTCTGCGCACTCATCGGCCTGTTCCGGGCCGAGCGGCGCGGTCCGTATGCGCTGTACTTTCTGTTATTGCTGGTGACCTGGGTGCTCGGCTTCGTCAACGCGCTGATCCATGCCCGGGACGCCTGGGCGATGATGCCCACGGGCTTCATTCTTTCGATCGTCGTCGCCGTGCTGGCCTGTGTGGCCTCGCTACTCGGTTTTTCTCGTGCCAACGCCGGAGGCCGGTCATGA
- a CDS encoding DedA family protein, whose product MEGYAYLLGIMAVANLIPPLPAEATIPFAAALFDDHGLRVPGAIGAAALGLVLGTLPLYYLGRLAGETRVKRFLVGRGRWLLIEPADIDRSGRWFRRYGGVLVVAGRLIPGMRSMISLPAGFHRMPFGRFLVFTVIGSTLWATALVLVGHWLAHAWLGVTSLRVGLALLCIAVVLYLVRLVRLLNARADQS is encoded by the coding sequence TTGGAAGGCTATGCGTATCTGCTGGGAATCATGGCGGTGGCCAACCTCATTCCGCCCCTGCCCGCCGAGGCAACGATCCCCTTCGCCGCGGCCCTGTTCGATGACCACGGCCTGCGTGTGCCCGGCGCGATCGGGGCGGCCGCGCTCGGCCTCGTGCTCGGCACATTGCCGCTTTATTATCTGGGGCGGCTGGCCGGGGAGACGCGCGTCAAACGGTTTCTCGTCGGCCGCGGCCGCTGGCTGCTGATCGAGCCCGCCGACATCGACCGCTCCGGCCGATGGTTTCGCCGCTACGGCGGCGTCCTGGTCGTCGCGGGTCGTCTCATCCCCGGCATGCGGTCGATGATCTCTCTGCCCGCCGGTTTTCACCGCATGCCGTTCGGCCGTTTTCTTGTATTCACGGTCATCGGCTCCACGCTATGGGCCACCGCGCTCGTGCTGGTTGGTCATTGGCTGGCGCACGCATGGCTGGGCGTCACCTCGCTCCGCGTCGGGCTTGCGTTGCTATGCATCGCCGTCGTGCTCTACCTCGTCCGGCTCGTTCGCCTGCTTAACGCGCGGGCCGATCAAAGCTGA
- a CDS encoding sorbosone dehydrogenase family protein, translating to MKTRHIVHATALSMVLAAGAAHAANADQQFGANPNLPEPQRGLLPNMTIPEPAAWDDAKPTVPEGYTITAIATDLKVPRHTLVLPNGDILVAEGKGGGEAPKKRPKDFIAGIIKSQGTTSVKGGDRLTLLRDSDGDGTYEKQTVFADGLNAPYGLALVDNDLYVANQDSLVRFDYEPGQLEASGAPELVTPLPAEINHHWTKSLTASPDGEHLYVGIGSNSNITERGMEAEVDRAEIWEIDRETGAHRAYATGVRNPTALTFQPGTDQLWAVANERDELGPNLVPDYLTTIKDGAFYGWPYSYWGQHVDPRVKPQNSEKVKSAIAPDYSLGSHHAPLGVAFSNPQVGGQFANGVFVGEHGSWNRGDPVGYKVVFIPFDNGQPAGDPVDFVSGFLTEDNKTRGRPVGVTVAPDGSVLVADDLTNAVWRVTRDDANRPSPAPSDRTTDRSS from the coding sequence ATGAAAACACGCCACATTGTCCATGCCACAGCCCTGTCGATGGTTCTGGCCGCCGGTGCCGCCCATGCGGCGAACGCCGACCAGCAGTTCGGCGCCAACCCCAACCTGCCCGAGCCGCAGCGCGGGTTGCTGCCGAACATGACGATCCCCGAACCCGCCGCGTGGGACGACGCCAAACCGACCGTGCCCGAGGGCTATACGATCACCGCGATCGCGACCGATCTGAAGGTGCCGCGCCACACGCTGGTGCTGCCCAACGGCGATATTCTGGTCGCCGAAGGCAAGGGCGGCGGCGAGGCGCCGAAGAAACGGCCCAAGGACTTTATCGCCGGCATCATCAAGTCGCAGGGCACCACGTCGGTCAAGGGCGGCGACCGCCTGACCCTGCTGCGCGACAGCGATGGCGACGGCACCTATGAAAAACAGACCGTGTTCGCCGACGGGCTCAACGCGCCCTACGGCCTGGCCTTGGTCGACAACGACTTGTACGTCGCCAATCAGGACTCGCTGGTCCGATTCGACTACGAACCCGGTCAGCTCGAGGCCAGCGGCGCGCCCGAACTCGTCACGCCCCTGCCCGCCGAGATCAACCACCACTGGACCAAGTCACTGACCGCCAGCCCGGACGGCGAGCATCTGTATGTCGGCATCGGCTCCAACAGCAATATCACCGAACGCGGCATGGAAGCGGAAGTCGATCGTGCCGAAATATGGGAGATCGACCGCGAAACCGGCGCGCATCGCGCCTATGCCACGGGCGTGCGCAACCCCACGGCGCTGACTTTCCAGCCGGGCACCGACCAGCTCTGGGCGGTCGCCAACGAACGCGACGAACTCGGCCCCAACCTGGTGCCGGACTATCTGACCACCATCAAGGACGGTGCTTTCTACGGCTGGCCTTACAGCTACTGGGGCCAACACGTCGATCCGCGGGTGAAGCCGCAGAACTCCGAGAAGGTGAAATCGGCCATCGCACCGGACTACAGTCTGGGGTCACATCACGCACCGCTGGGCGTGGCGTTCTCCAACCCGCAGGTGGGCGGCCAGTTCGCCAACGGCGTGTTCGTCGGCGAGCACGGCAGCTGGAACCGCGGCGATCCGGTCGGTTACAAGGTCGTGTTCATCCCGTTCGACAACGGTCAGCCGGCCGGCGATCCGGTCGACTTCGTCTCCGGCTTTCTGACCGAAGACAACAAGACGCGCGGCCGCCCGGTCGGGGTGACCGTCGCCCCCGATGGTTCGGTGCTCGTGGCCGACGATCTGACCAACGCCGTTTGGCGCGTCACACGCGATGACGCGAACCGACCATCGCCGGCTCCCAGCGATCGCACAACGGATAGGTCGTCCTAA
- a CDS encoding PEP-CTERM sorting domain-containing protein (PEP-CTERM proteins occur, often in large numbers, in the proteomes of bacteria that also encode an exosortase, a predicted intramembrane cysteine proteinase. The presence of a PEP-CTERM domain at a protein's C-terminus predicts cleavage within the sorting domain, followed by covalent anchoring to some some component of the (usually Gram-negative) cell surface. Many PEP-CTERM proteins exhibit an unusual sequence composition that includes large numbers of potential glycosylation sites. Expression of one such protein has been shown restore the ability of a bacterium to form floc, a type of biofilm.), producing the protein MKRLVSGVLFFLSVTAAHASVTYEWQALSGTDDFTTTSGELVVTTAAYRAGGLVANDTIDYYGSPYGARSGGSAVLHARLDILGSNGWTYRIQAYPRQSLLSGVGNPMFYSLQADMNIEREQAMLSGSLSLLTVEDEFSMSAGSDGLWTIDYFNSDGAPENCFVGRCGGATGRWVLSDAAIGVPEPQSLLLTGLACIAAFGVRRRLSARTPSAGVDAA; encoded by the coding sequence ATGAAGCGATTGGTCTCAGGGGTACTGTTCTTCTTGTCCGTTACGGCGGCTCACGCCAGCGTGACTTACGAGTGGCAGGCACTCAGCGGTACGGACGACTTCACGACCACAAGCGGAGAACTCGTCGTGACGACGGCGGCATATCGGGCCGGGGGCCTGGTTGCCAACGATACCATCGACTATTACGGGAGCCCCTATGGCGCTCGCTCGGGCGGAAGCGCCGTGCTGCATGCCCGTCTGGATATCCTTGGCTCCAATGGTTGGACTTACCGAATTCAGGCGTATCCGCGGCAAAGTCTGCTTAGCGGCGTGGGCAATCCGATGTTCTATTCGCTTCAAGCCGATATGAATATCGAGCGTGAGCAGGCCATGCTCAGTGGCTCGCTCAGTCTGTTGACGGTGGAAGACGAATTCAGTATGAGCGCCGGTAGCGACGGCCTTTGGACGATCGACTACTTCAACAGCGATGGAGCGCCCGAGAATTGCTTTGTGGGGCGATGCGGCGGTGCGACCGGTCGGTGGGTACTGTCCGACGCAGCGATCGGCGTGCCGGAGCCGCAATCCCTGCTATTGACCGGCTTGGCGTGCATCGCCGCCTTCGGCGTGCGGCGTCGTCTCAGCGCACGCACGCCTTCAGCCGGGGTCGACGCTGCGTGA
- a CDS encoding helix-turn-helix domain-containing protein, with translation MTTPRPAATESRSSASGGVAAVDRALQILTAVESASESPSLSELSRVTGFYKSTILRLIVSLERAALIVQRPDLRYELGPLAFRLGRAYDASHQLEEHVLATLHRLVERDTQSASFHMRYNDRQRLCLFRVNSHHSILDNVKTGDLLPLSHGAPAKVIQHFHPLSGQALDSETPLLFRSTGERDPSCAAVAAPVFAAHGLFVGALSLSGPRACFDDDAVAWMSDVLVEEARQLTTALGGDWPAAD, from the coding sequence TTGACGACGCCCCGCCCCGCCGCGACCGAATCCAGATCCAGCGCGTCCGGCGGCGTGGCGGCCGTCGATCGCGCGCTGCAGATCCTGACCGCTGTCGAAAGCGCAAGCGAGTCCCCCTCGCTATCCGAGCTGTCGCGCGTCACCGGTTTTTACAAGAGCACGATCCTGCGCCTGATCGTGTCGCTGGAACGTGCGGCCCTGATCGTTCAGCGCCCGGACCTGCGCTACGAGCTGGGTCCGCTGGCCTTCCGGCTGGGGCGCGCCTACGACGCCAGCCACCAGCTCGAGGAGCATGTCCTGGCGACCCTGCACCGGCTGGTCGAACGCGACACCCAGAGCGCATCGTTTCATATGCGCTACAACGACCGGCAACGCCTGTGCCTGTTCCGAGTGAATTCTCACCACTCGATTCTCGACAACGTAAAGACAGGCGATTTATTGCCGCTTTCGCACGGAGCACCGGCCAAGGTCATCCAGCATTTCCACCCGTTGTCTGGCCAGGCACTGGACAGCGAAACACCACTGCTGTTCCGCTCCACCGGCGAGCGCGACCCGTCCTGTGCCGCCGTCGCCGCGCCGGTGTTCGCCGCCCACGGGCTGTTTGTCGGCGCCCTGTCGCTATCCGGCCCGCGCGCCTGCTTCGACGACGACGCCGTCGCCTGGATGTCGGACGTGCTCGTCGAAGAAGCCCGTCAACTGACAACGGCACTCGGTGGAGACTGGCCGGCCGCCGACTGA
- the poxB gene encoding ubiquinone-dependent pyruvate dehydrogenase: MAKQTIADILAELLIQAGVKNVWGLPGDSLNGFTEALRKRDAIRWIGVRHEEVASLAAAAEADAHGGLSVCAGSCGPGNLHLINGLFEAQRAHVPMVAIAAQIPSSEIGLGYFQETHPQNLFAECSDYCELVSNPAQIPQVLEAAMSSAIVNRSVSVIVLPGDVALADAPEHSLAWHPPVRPTIVPPTDALDVLAGHINKAKKITILGGYGCEGYHDDVLAFAERIKAPIVHALRGKQSLEYDNPFDVGMTGLIGFSSGYHAMRECDLLVMLGTNFPYREFFPEHGNIVQIDIRGSHLGRRSPLAMGLVGDIGPTLAALIPKLEENTSTKFLDSCQAHYKKARENLDDLATPREGDEPLHPQYLTARVSALAHDDTVFTADVGTPTVWAARYIRMTKERRLTGSFMHGSMAVAVPAAMGWQVAYPQRQVVALAGDGGVTMLMGDLITLAAEKLPVKVVVYNNETLGFVAMEMKAAGYVDATTDIPRVDFAKLAESLGIRGIQVTASADLDEALKQAFEHDGPVVVDVRTAKQELSMPPKIEAKQARGFSLYMLRAVMSGRGDEVVELGKTNWWGR; encoded by the coding sequence ATGGCCAAACAAACGATTGCCGATATCCTGGCCGAATTGCTCATCCAGGCTGGCGTGAAGAACGTCTGGGGTCTGCCGGGCGATTCGCTCAACGGCTTTACCGAAGCACTGCGCAAGCGCGATGCGATCCGCTGGATCGGCGTGCGCCACGAAGAGGTGGCATCCCTGGCCGCCGCAGCCGAGGCGGACGCCCACGGCGGGCTGTCGGTCTGTGCCGGCTCCTGCGGTCCGGGTAATCTGCATCTCATCAACGGCCTGTTCGAGGCCCAGCGCGCCCACGTGCCGATGGTGGCGATTGCCGCGCAGATTCCCTCCAGTGAGATCGGGCTCGGGTATTTCCAGGAAACCCACCCGCAGAATCTGTTTGCCGAATGCAGCGACTACTGCGAGCTGGTCTCCAACCCCGCACAGATTCCGCAGGTGCTGGAAGCGGCGATGAGCAGTGCGATCGTCAATCGCTCGGTGTCGGTGATCGTGCTGCCGGGGGATGTTGCACTGGCCGATGCGCCCGAGCATTCGCTGGCCTGGCATCCGCCGGTGCGTCCGACCATAGTGCCGCCGACCGATGCGCTCGACGTGTTGGCCGGCCATATCAACAAGGCGAAGAAGATCACCATTCTCGGCGGCTATGGCTGCGAGGGTTATCACGACGACGTGCTCGCCTTTGCCGAGCGCATCAAGGCGCCGATCGTGCACGCGCTGCGCGGCAAGCAATCGCTGGAATACGACAACCCGTTTGATGTCGGCATGACCGGGTTGATCGGATTCTCCTCCGGCTACCACGCCATGCGCGAATGCGATCTGCTCGTCATGCTGGGCACCAACTTCCCCTATCGCGAGTTCTTCCCCGAGCACGGCAATATCGTACAGATCGATATCCGCGGCTCGCATCTGGGCCGGCGCTCGCCGCTGGCCATGGGCCTGGTGGGCGATATCGGCCCCACGCTGGCCGCGCTCATTCCCAAGCTGGAAGAAAACACCAGCACCAAGTTTCTGGATTCATGCCAGGCGCATTACAAGAAAGCCCGAGAGAATCTGGACGATCTGGCCACCCCGCGCGAGGGCGACGAACCGCTACACCCGCAATACCTCACCGCCCGCGTTTCCGCGCTGGCGCACGACGACACCGTGTTCACCGCCGATGTCGGCACGCCCACCGTCTGGGCCGCCCGCTATATCCGCATGACAAAAGAGCGCCGCCTCACCGGCAGCTTCATGCACGGCTCCATGGCCGTTGCCGTGCCGGCCGCGATGGGCTGGCAGGTCGCCTATCCGCAGCGCCAGGTTGTGGCCCTGGCCGGCGACGGCGGCGTGACCATGCTCATGGGCGATCTCATCACGCTGGCCGCGGAAAAGCTGCCGGTGAAGGTCGTCGTCTACAACAACGAAACGCTCGGCTTCGTCGCCATGGAGATGAAAGCGGCAGGCTATGTCGATGCCACCACCGATATTCCACGGGTGGATTTCGCCAAGCTCGCCGAATCGCTCGGCATTCGCGGCATCCAGGTCACCGCGTCGGCCGATCTGGACGAAGCACTCAAGCAGGCCTTCGAACATGACGGCCCGGTGGTCGTGGACGTACGCACCGCCAAGCAGGAACTGTCGATGCCGCCGAAGATCGAGGCCAAGCAGGCGCGCGGGTTTTCGCTATACATGCTGCGCGCGGTGATGAGCGGGCGGGGCGACGAAGTCGTCGAGCTCGGCAAGACGAACTGGTGGGGCCGCTGA
- a CDS encoding response regulator, translated as MAEQVFVIDDDDAIRETLKVIVAGAGYRVRCFSSAERFLDEPRAAQRGCAIVDMNLPGISGLELQKRISSAGLDLRTVFLTGYGTIALAVEAMRLGATSFLMKPAEPDRLLGELEQCVGSRSTRDERREQAIAYAQQLRCLTPREAEVVSGLVVGLSTRHVASALGISKRTAESHRANLMEKLGIRSVATLTRMALLARPYHSLPVFREVGRCS; from the coding sequence GTGGCTGAACAAGTTTTCGTCATCGATGATGACGACGCAATAAGAGAAACGCTGAAGGTCATCGTCGCCGGCGCTGGATACCGCGTGCGATGTTTCAGCAGCGCAGAACGATTTCTCGATGAACCGCGGGCCGCTCAGCGCGGCTGCGCCATCGTGGATATGAACCTGCCCGGTATCAGCGGACTGGAACTGCAGAAGCGGATCAGCTCGGCCGGTCTGGATCTGAGGACCGTATTTCTCACCGGCTACGGCACGATCGCTCTGGCGGTCGAGGCCATGCGCCTTGGTGCGACCAGCTTTCTGATGAAGCCGGCCGAACCCGATCGCCTGCTCGGTGAGCTCGAGCAGTGCGTGGGCTCGCGGAGTACGCGGGACGAGCGGCGCGAGCAGGCGATCGCTTATGCACAGCAGCTCCGATGCCTGACGCCGCGCGAAGCCGAGGTGGTCAGCGGCCTGGTCGTGGGGTTGTCGACGCGGCATGTCGCAAGCGCGCTTGGCATAAGCAAGCGCACGGCCGAGAGCCACCGGGCCAATCTGATGGAAAAACTCGGCATACGCTCGGTGGCGACGCTGACCCGCATGGCATTGCTGGCCCGTCCGTATCACAGTTTGCCGGTGTTCAGGGAAGTCGGGCGGTGCAGCTGA
- a CDS encoding NAD(P)-dependent oxidoreductase → MQADDSRSNDRALGFIGVGVMGEPMCRHLVEKSGARVLVADNDSAPLARLEAAGAVTADYATIARQADIIFLSLPSGEIVREVVMGDDGLIDRLQAGQLVVDLSTSPVDITREVAAALAERGVDFADAPVMRTRAAAEAGTLAMPVGAKPEIFTTIQPLIAHFASDIRHAGDIGTGQIVKILNNMVLYETVLALSEARAIGQRAGIDPTVLFDALASGSADSFALANHGRKAILPQSFPEKAFPVSYARKDISYAVALAEQVGVDACGARNLIDTFDRAIAAGHGDKYAPAISLLFEED, encoded by the coding sequence ATGCAAGCAGACGATTCCCGCTCGAACGATCGTGCTCTCGGTTTTATTGGCGTCGGCGTCATGGGCGAGCCCATGTGCCGTCATCTGGTCGAAAAAAGCGGCGCCCGCGTGCTCGTGGCCGACAACGACAGCGCGCCGCTGGCCCGGTTGGAAGCCGCGGGCGCGGTTACCGCCGATTACGCCACCATCGCCAGGCAGGCCGACATCATCTTCCTGTCGCTCCCCTCGGGCGAGATCGTCCGCGAGGTGGTCATGGGCGACGACGGGCTGATCGATCGCCTGCAAGCCGGCCAGCTCGTGGTCGATTTGAGCACCTCGCCCGTGGATATCACCCGCGAAGTCGCAGCGGCCCTGGCCGAGCGCGGCGTGGATTTCGCCGATGCGCCGGTCATGCGCACCCGGGCCGCGGCCGAGGCCGGCACGCTGGCCATGCCGGTTGGCGCCAAGCCGGAGATCTTCACGACCATCCAACCGCTGATCGCTCATTTCGCCAGCGATATACGCCATGCGGGCGACATCGGCACCGGCCAGATCGTCAAGATTCTCAACAACATGGTGCTGTACGAGACCGTGCTGGCATTGTCGGAGGCCCGCGCGATCGGCCAGCGCGCGGGCATCGATCCGACGGTCCTGTTCGACGCACTGGCCAGCGGTTCGGCCGACAGCTTCGCGCTGGCCAACCACGGCCGCAAAGCGATCCTGCCGCAATCCTTCCCTGAAAAGGCATTCCCGGTATCCTATGCACGCAAGGACATAAGCTATGCAGTGGCTCTGGCCGAACAGGTCGGCGTGGATGCCTGCGGCGCCCGTAATCTGATCGATACTTTCGATCGTGCGATCGCCGCCGGCCACGGCGACAAGTACGCCCCGGCTATCAGCCTGTTATTCGAGGAAGACTGA